The proteins below come from a single Streptococcus hyointestinalis genomic window:
- the yidA gene encoding sugar-phosphatase: MSIKLVAVDIDGTLLNNKKEITPEVFAAVQEAKKQGVKVVIATGRPIAGVEDLLEELKLKDHGDYVITFNGGLVQDTANGETIVSEALSYDDYLDLEFLSRKLGVHMHAITKEGIYTANRNIGKYTVHESSLVNMPIFYRTPEEMADKAIIKMMFIDEPEILDAAIAKIPEQYHERFNLVKSTPFYLELLPKTVSKGNALLHLAEKMGLDKEQTMAIGDEENDRAMLEVVGNPVVMENGNPELKKIAKYITKSNEESGVAHALREWVLD; encoded by the coding sequence ATGTCTATCAAACTCGTAGCTGTTGATATCGATGGCACCTTGTTAAACAATAAAAAAGAAATCACACCTGAGGTTTTTGCAGCCGTTCAGGAAGCCAAAAAACAAGGGGTCAAGGTCGTGATTGCGACAGGACGCCCTATCGCAGGCGTTGAGGACTTGCTAGAAGAACTCAAGCTCAAAGACCACGGCGATTATGTCATCACCTTTAACGGTGGCTTGGTGCAAGACACAGCAAACGGTGAGACCATCGTGTCAGAAGCGCTTAGCTATGACGATTACCTTGACTTAGAGTTTCTCAGTAGAAAACTAGGTGTCCACATGCACGCCATCACCAAAGAAGGTATCTACACGGCTAACCGCAACATCGGTAAATACACTGTCCATGAATCTAGTCTGGTCAATATGCCGATTTTTTACCGCACACCTGAAGAGATGGCAGATAAGGCGATTATCAAGATGATGTTCATCGATGAGCCAGAGATTTTGGATGCTGCTATTGCCAAGATTCCTGAGCAATACCACGAGCGCTTCAATCTGGTCAAATCAACACCATTTTACCTAGAGTTGCTCCCTAAAACTGTTAGCAAGGGGAATGCACTTCTTCATCTAGCTGAAAAGATGGGATTAGACAAAGAGCAAACAATGGCTATCGGCGACGAGGAAAATGACCGTGCTATGCTTGAGGTTGTTGGTAATCCCGTTGTCATGGAAAACGGCAACCCAGAGCTGAAAAAAATCGCCAAATATATCACAAAATCAAACGAAGAAAGTGGCGTTGCGCACGCTCTTAGAGAGTGGGTGCTTGACTAA
- a CDS encoding aminoacyltransferase, protein MYSYKTGLPTKEHDDFVKASNQTNLLQSSSWAHIKDNWGNERIGFYKDDVLVASASILIKPLPLGFTMLYIPRGPIMDYTDKELVAFVLSSLKAYGKTKKALFIKCDPMLLLRQAKLSEFDSAKDKEETLEAIKNLEAAGASWTGRTQDLAETIQPRFQANLYAESYDVSNFAKKTRQSLRTARNKGVEVQFGGSELLPDFAELMKKTEVRKGIHLRGLDYYQKLLATYPEDSYVTMATLNITKRLETLQEQLDKALSEKENFTEKTRQNKVNNNQQTIERLEKEIAFLTEKKETSKRDIVPLAATISLEFGDTSENIYAGMDDDYKTYQPAILTWFETSSHAFERQKTWQNMGGIENGLDGGLYQFKSKFEPTIEEFVGEFNLPVNKPLYALSNLAYTMRKKIRSKH, encoded by the coding sequence ATGTATTCTTACAAAACTGGGCTTCCTACCAAAGAGCACGATGACTTTGTCAAAGCCTCAAACCAAACCAATCTCCTCCAAAGCTCAAGTTGGGCACACATCAAGGACAATTGGGGCAATGAGCGTATCGGCTTTTACAAGGATGATGTCTTGGTCGCAAGCGCCAGCATTCTCATCAAGCCTCTACCACTTGGCTTTACCATGCTCTACATCCCACGTGGACCTATCATGGACTACACGGATAAAGAGCTTGTCGCCTTTGTCCTATCATCCCTAAAAGCCTATGGTAAGACAAAGAAAGCACTCTTTATCAAGTGCGACCCTATGCTGCTTTTGCGTCAAGCTAAGCTCAGTGAGTTTGATTCTGCTAAGGACAAGGAAGAAACGCTTGAAGCAATTAAAAATCTTGAGGCTGCTGGGGCAAGCTGGACAGGGCGCACACAAGACTTGGCTGAAACTATTCAACCACGCTTTCAGGCTAATCTCTATGCTGAGAGCTACGACGTGAGCAACTTTGCCAAGAAAACAAGACAGTCGCTAAGAACCGCTCGCAATAAAGGCGTTGAGGTGCAGTTCGGTGGGAGCGAACTGTTACCTGACTTTGCTGAGTTGATGAAAAAGACCGAGGTGCGCAAAGGTATTCACCTGCGTGGCTTAGACTATTATCAAAAACTGCTTGCCACTTATCCAGAAGATTCCTATGTTACTATGGCGACCCTTAATATCACAAAGCGCCTAGAGACATTGCAAGAACAGCTGGATAAAGCACTAAGCGAGAAGGAAAATTTCACTGAAAAGACACGCCAAAATAAGGTCAACAATAATCAGCAGACCATTGAGCGCTTAGAAAAGGAAATCGCCTTTCTCACAGAGAAAAAAGAGACATCTAAGCGTGATATCGTCCCACTTGCTGCGACCATTTCTCTTGAGTTTGGAGATACATCGGAAAATATCTACGCTGGTATGGATGACGACTACAAGACCTATCAACCTGCCATTCTCACATGGTTTGAGACTTCCAGTCACGCCTTTGAGCGCCAAAAGACTTGGCAAAATATGGGCGGCATTGAAAACGGTCTAGACGGTGGGCTCTATCAGTTCAAATCAAAATTTGAGCCAACCATAGAGGAGTTTGTCGGAGAGTTCAACCTCCCTGTCAACAAGCCACTCTATGCCCTGTCTAACCTCGCCTACACCATGCGTAAAAAAATAAGGAGTAAACACTAA
- a CDS encoding aminoacyltransferase: MTLEILGEQEYQVYLDTLESYSTFQTTQMAALLQKRGNETTYLGLRVEGELVVAGLVFTQPMTGGQHMDLYFGPNVKDYAYLQDFYQQLRDYAKANGVLELVVDPYESYQEFDTNGNPISEPDEKQIKALTDLGFQYDGFKTGYTDGRWHYVKDLSGLTADTLHKSFSKKGRPLVKKALSFGIKVRPLTRDELPLFKDITSSTSDRRNYDDKPLSYYEYFYDSFGDQAEFMVATLNFKDYLEHLSADQDKLAKKIEKLQKDLEKNPNSEKKHNQIREFTSQFDTFTVRKEEAQAFIDKYGDEDVILSGSLFVYTPVEAIYLFSGSYTEFNKFYAPAVLQDYVMKEAIKRNIPFYNFFGIQGVFDGSDGVLRFKQNFNGYIIHRPGLFRYYPNPTKYKVISTIKKVLRR, encoded by the coding sequence ATGACTTTGGAAATTTTAGGGGAACAAGAGTATCAGGTTTACTTAGACACTTTGGAGAGCTACTCTACCTTTCAGACGACGCAGATGGCTGCTTTGTTGCAAAAAAGGGGCAATGAGACGACTTACCTTGGCTTGCGTGTAGAGGGAGAGCTTGTTGTTGCAGGGCTTGTCTTTACCCAACCTATGACAGGCGGGCAGCATATGGATCTGTACTTTGGTCCTAATGTGAAAGACTACGCCTATCTGCAAGATTTCTACCAGCAACTAAGAGATTATGCTAAGGCTAATGGTGTGCTTGAGTTGGTCGTTGATCCCTATGAGAGCTATCAAGAGTTTGACACCAACGGCAACCCTATCAGCGAGCCCGATGAAAAGCAGATCAAAGCACTGACAGACCTTGGCTTTCAGTATGACGGCTTTAAAACAGGCTATACCGACGGACGTTGGCATTATGTCAAAGACTTGTCTGGTCTAACAGCAGACACGCTTCACAAGTCCTTTTCTAAAAAAGGGCGTCCGCTGGTCAAAAAAGCCCTCAGCTTTGGTATCAAGGTGCGTCCTTTGACACGAGACGAGCTGCCGCTTTTCAAGGACATTACCTCGTCAACATCTGACCGCCGTAACTACGATGACAAGCCACTGTCTTACTATGAGTATTTCTACGATAGCTTTGGTGACCAAGCAGAGTTTATGGTCGCAACGCTTAATTTCAAGGATTACTTAGAGCACTTATCAGCCGACCAAGACAAGCTGGCTAAGAAAATCGAGAAACTCCAAAAAGATTTGGAGAAAAATCCAAACTCTGAAAAGAAACACAACCAAATCAGAGAGTTTACCAGCCAGTTTGACACTTTCACAGTGCGTAAGGAGGAAGCGCAAGCTTTCATTGATAAGTACGGTGATGAGGATGTCATCCTATCTGGTAGCCTCTTTGTCTACACGCCTGTTGAGGCTATCTATCTCTTTTCAGGATCCTACACGGAGTTTAACAAGTTTTATGCGCCTGCTGTCTTGCAAGACTACGTCATGAAAGAAGCCATCAAGCGCAATATTCCTTTCTACAACTTCTTTGGTATCCAAGGTGTTTTTGACGGCTCTGACGGCGTTTTGCGCTTCAAGCAAAACTTCAACGGCTATATCATTCACCGTCCAGGGCTTTTCCGCTACTATCCAAACCCTACAAAATACAAAGTCATCAGCACCATCAAAAAAGTGCTTAGACGTTAA
- a CDS encoding ISL3 family transposase, whose translation MGIKDLNIKISIVLKHQTHIEIRAELDYPAPACPHCQGKMIKYDFQRPATIPILDVQGMATVLKLRKRRFQCKACRRVSVAKTSLVKKHCQISQPVWAKITQLLIEKQTNTDIARRLHVSVSTVQRQLNAFTFKDNFETLPEVLSWDEFARNKGKLAFIAQDFKTKKIIALLENNRQTTIKNHFYKYSRQAREKVRVVTVDMSGAYIPIIGKLFPKAQIVLDRFHIVQHLSRAMMTTRIAIMKAFDKTSLPYRAMKNHWKILQKDSRKLSDKAFYSRTFRQTLTPREIVQKTLDFSPELRYYYELYQLLLFHFQEKRVKAFFGLIHDNLGTVNASFSRVFRTFLKHETYITNALKQPYSNAKLEATNKLIKDIKRQAFGFRNFKNFRTKILITLNIQRERTKIVLSRT comes from the coding sequence ATTGGAATCAAAGACTTAAACATCAAAATATCAATTGTTCTCAAACATCAGACTCACATCGAGATAAGAGCCGAGCTGGATTATCCCGCTCCAGCCTGTCCTCATTGTCAAGGAAAGATGATCAAATACGATTTTCAAAGACCTGCCACCATCCCAATCTTAGACGTCCAAGGCATGGCAACTGTCCTAAAACTCAGAAAGCGGCGCTTTCAGTGTAAAGCGTGCCGTAGGGTTTCTGTCGCCAAAACTAGCCTGGTCAAGAAACATTGCCAAATCTCACAGCCTGTCTGGGCGAAAATCACGCAGCTTCTCATCGAGAAACAGACCAATACAGACATCGCAAGACGCCTCCACGTCTCTGTTTCTACCGTCCAGAGGCAGCTGAACGCTTTCACTTTTAAGGACAACTTTGAGACTTTACCAGAGGTCTTGAGCTGGGATGAATTCGCAAGAAACAAGGGGAAACTAGCTTTCATTGCGCAAGATTTTAAGACCAAGAAAATCATTGCTCTTCTTGAAAACAATCGCCAAACGACCATCAAAAACCACTTTTACAAGTATTCTAGACAGGCTAGGGAGAAGGTCAGAGTGGTCACAGTAGACATGTCGGGAGCCTACATTCCTATCATTGGGAAACTATTTCCAAAGGCTCAAATCGTCCTTGACCGTTTCCACATCGTGCAGCACCTTAGTCGAGCCATGATGACCACTCGCATTGCCATCATGAAGGCATTTGACAAGACGTCTCTGCCTTACAGAGCCATGAAAAATCACTGGAAAATCCTGCAAAAAGACAGCAGAAAGCTCTCCGACAAGGCTTTCTACTCCAGAACCTTTCGACAAACTCTGACACCTAGAGAAATTGTCCAGAAAACCTTGGATTTTTCGCCTGAGTTACGCTATTACTATGAACTTTACCAGCTACTGCTCTTTCATTTTCAAGAGAAGCGTGTTAAGGCTTTCTTTGGACTCATTCACGACAATTTGGGTACTGTCAACGCAAGTTTTTCAAGAGTTTTTCGGACTTTTCTAAAGCACGAAACTTATATTACCAACGCTCTGAAGCAACCTTATTCCAATGCCAAACTGGAAGCCACTAACAAGCTTATCAAAGACATCAAACGGCAAGCGTTTGGATTTCGTAACTTTAAGAACTTTAGAACCAAGATTCTCATCACTCTGAACATACAAAGAGAGAGAACGAAAATCGTTCTCTCTCGCACATAG
- a CDS encoding IS630 transposase-related protein, which yields MKSYGIDFRKRVINYVEAGHSKKETCQLFGISTNTLYLWEKQLKELGHLERQKRKPSPRKLPLDKLEAYVKEHPDAFLREIAEHFDCSIPSVWAALKKLNITLKKDHNL from the coding sequence ATGAAAAGTTACGGAATAGATTTTAGAAAACGAGTTATTAATTATGTAGAGGCTGGTCATTCCAAAAAAGAAACGTGTCAGTTATTTGGAATTAGCACTAATACACTGTATCTGTGGGAGAAACAACTCAAAGAACTAGGTCATTTGGAGCGCCAAAAAAGAAAACCAAGCCCTCGCAAATTGCCATTGGATAAGTTAGAAGCCTATGTCAAGGAACATCCAGATGCTTTCTTAAGGGAAATTGCAGAGCATTTTGACTGTAGTATTCCCTCAGTTTGGGCTGCCTTAAAAAAACTGAACATCACTTTAAAAAAAGACCACAACCTATAA
- a CDS encoding transposase, with translation MRRYLDVLACFPNTPIVYIDETGIDTYLYRHKARAPRGEKVYDKVSGRRFERISVVAGQIGSKIIAPLLYHGTMTAELFIKWYQEQLLPSLTEPHVIIMDNAAFHPKKQLDELAVAKGHYFLPLPPYSPELNPIEQFWATLKRKVTELLRTGRSVQSALEYYFKTK, from the coding sequence GTGAGACGCTATCTTGATGTTTTAGCCTGCTTTCCAAACACCCCTATTGTTTATATTGATGAGACTGGCATTGATACTTATCTTTATCGTCACAAAGCTAGAGCACCTCGAGGGGAGAAAGTATACGACAAGGTAAGTGGACGCAGATTCGAAAGAATTTCGGTAGTAGCTGGTCAAATTGGTTCTAAAATTATAGCCCCCTTGCTTTATCATGGAACGATGACAGCGGAATTATTTATCAAGTGGTATCAGGAGCAGCTATTGCCATCCTTGACAGAACCCCATGTCATCATTATGGATAATGCAGCTTTTCACCCCAAGAAACAACTAGATGAGCTTGCAGTGGCTAAGGGACACTATTTTCTTCCGCTTCCACCTTATTCCCCTGAACTCAATCCCATCGAACAGTTTTGGGCTACTCTAAAAAGAAAGGTGACTGAATTGTTAAGAACAGGTCGTTCTGTTCAGTCTGCTTTGGAATACTATTTTAAAACTAAATAA
- a CDS encoding YdbC family protein gives MAEFTFEIVEELLVLSENDKGWTKELNRVSFNRAEPKFDIRTWSPDHTKMGKGITLTNDEFKVILDAFRG, from the coding sequence ATGGCAGAATTTACATTTGAAATCGTTGAAGAATTATTGGTCCTTTCAGAAAACGACAAGGGCTGGACAAAAGAGTTGAACCGTGTGAGCTTTAACAGGGCAGAACCAAAATTTGACATTCGCACTTGGAGCCCTGACCACACCAAAATGGGGAAGGGTATCACACTTACCAATGACGAATTTAAAGTTATCCTCGATGCTTTTCGTGGATAA
- the recR gene encoding recombination mediator RecR translates to MLYPTPISKLIDSFSKLPGIGIKTATRLAFYTIGMSDEDVNEFAKNLLSAKRELTYCSICGNLTDDDPCGICTDETRDKSTILVVEDSKDVSAMEKIQEYHGLYHVLQGLISPMNGVGPDDINLKSLITRLMDSEVSEVIIATNATADGEATAMYISRVLKPAGIKVTRLARGLAVGSDIEYADEVTLLRAIENRTEI, encoded by the coding sequence GTGCTTTATCCAACACCGATTTCTAAACTCATTGATAGTTTTTCAAAACTGCCGGGTATCGGTATCAAAACCGCTACACGCTTAGCCTTTTACACGATTGGCATGAGCGATGAGGATGTGAATGAGTTTGCGAAAAATCTCTTATCTGCAAAGCGTGAGCTGACTTATTGCTCCATTTGTGGCAATCTCACAGACGATGACCCGTGTGGTATTTGTACCGATGAGACCAGAGACAAATCAACGATTTTAGTCGTTGAAGATAGCAAGGATGTCTCGGCTATGGAAAAAATCCAAGAATACCATGGACTTTACCATGTCCTGCAAGGACTCATCTCACCGATGAATGGCGTGGGACCAGACGACATTAACCTCAAGTCCTTGATTACACGCTTGATGGATAGCGAGGTGTCAGAGGTTATTATCGCAACCAATGCTACTGCAGATGGGGAAGCGACAGCCATGTACATCTCACGTGTCCTAAAACCAGCTGGTATCAAGGTGACCCGTCTTGCCAGAGGTCTCGCTGTCGGCTCTGACATCGAGTACGCAGACGAAGTGACACTTTTACGTGCTATCGAAAATCGCACAGAAATTTAA
- the pbp2b gene encoding penicillin-binding protein PBP2B, which yields MIKRQHKKKIKRMANLPFRLNALFFAVALLFSILLFRLVQMQLVNYNFYHKKLTASTTYTVKTANQRGQIYDANGTALVSNVEKNVLTFTRSNTMTTQYIKELAQQLPNYVTLDDASVSTRDKKDYYLADTETYQKVVEALPKSKKVDYFGNSLSQATIYKNAVASVPDSAIDYSDEELRVVHAFTEMNAAQTFATVNITTEDLTDEQMAAVKAAAKSSLKGLAISKTWDRDVADTSLASLVGSISSEKTGLPKEDAKSYLKKGYSLNDRVGTSYLEKAYESDLQGERTVRTVVVDRNNKIVSDKVTEKGSTGNSLKLTINLDFQNKVQSILQQYYNTDISNGEAVNSDGIYAVAIEPSTGKVLAMAGLKHEVGSSTATTDILGNINNVFTPGSVVKGATLSAGWQNNVLSGNEVLYDQEISGIKSWFTSGSMPITAVQALEYSSNTYMVQIALKLMGQNYTAGSTLSNKGYKDAMAKLRATYAEYGLGTTTGLDLPEAEGYIPTSFTVSDTLFESFGQYDAYSPIQLAQYVATVANGGNRVATHLVEGIYSQKDGALGDKIKDITGATLNTVSLPDGDMALIQEGFYNVVNSNSAYATGSQMRSSVTTISGKTGTAETYTQNASGTTVKTVNLNAVAYDENKTIAVAVMYPHAASTSTYIHQQIARDIINQYVSSNSSSN from the coding sequence TTTGCTCTTTCGTCTAGTCCAGATGCAGTTGGTCAATTATAATTTTTACCATAAGAAGCTAACCGCATCAACGACCTACACTGTTAAAACGGCTAACCAGCGTGGGCAAATCTACGATGCCAATGGGACAGCTCTTGTTAGCAATGTCGAAAAAAATGTTTTGACCTTTACACGTAGCAACACCATGACCACTCAGTACATCAAGGAGTTGGCGCAGCAATTGCCAAACTACGTAACGCTTGATGACGCCTCTGTCAGCACACGTGATAAAAAGGACTACTATCTAGCAGATACAGAGACTTATCAAAAGGTGGTTGAGGCGCTGCCAAAGTCTAAGAAAGTGGATTATTTTGGTAATTCACTCTCTCAAGCCACCATTTATAAGAATGCGGTTGCCAGTGTTCCGGACTCTGCCATTGACTACTCGGATGAGGAGTTGCGTGTCGTACATGCCTTTACCGAGATGAATGCTGCGCAGACCTTTGCCACGGTCAACATCACGACAGAGGACTTGACAGATGAGCAGATGGCTGCCGTCAAGGCTGCTGCCAAGTCGTCTCTAAAAGGCTTAGCCATATCTAAGACTTGGGACCGTGACGTGGCAGATACGAGTCTAGCTAGTCTAGTGGGAAGTATCTCCTCTGAAAAGACAGGGCTGCCAAAAGAAGATGCTAAAAGCTACCTCAAAAAAGGCTATTCGCTCAATGACCGTGTGGGAACGTCCTATCTCGAAAAAGCTTATGAGAGCGATTTGCAAGGTGAGCGTACGGTAAGAACAGTTGTGGTTGACCGAAACAATAAAATTGTCAGTGACAAAGTGACTGAAAAAGGCTCCACAGGTAATTCCCTCAAGCTGACCATTAACCTTGATTTCCAAAATAAAGTCCAGTCCATCTTGCAGCAGTATTACAATACAGACATCTCAAACGGTGAGGCGGTCAATTCAGACGGTATCTACGCCGTAGCGATTGAGCCGTCGACAGGTAAGGTACTGGCTATGGCGGGACTCAAGCACGAGGTCGGCTCAAGCACTGCAACGACCGACATTTTAGGTAATATCAATAATGTCTTTACCCCAGGGTCTGTGGTCAAGGGGGCAACACTCAGCGCTGGTTGGCAAAACAATGTCCTCTCAGGTAATGAAGTTCTCTACGACCAAGAAATCTCAGGGATCAAGTCTTGGTTTACCTCAGGTAGTATGCCAATCACTGCCGTACAGGCGCTCGAATATTCTTCAAATACCTATATGGTGCAAATAGCGCTGAAACTCATGGGACAAAACTACACAGCAGGCTCAACGCTATCAAACAAAGGCTATAAAGACGCTATGGCAAAACTGCGTGCGACCTATGCAGAGTATGGTCTTGGAACGACAACAGGGCTTGATTTGCCAGAAGCAGAGGGCTATATTCCAACCAGCTTTACTGTCAGCGACACTTTGTTTGAGTCCTTTGGACAGTATGACGCTTACAGTCCTATTCAGCTAGCGCAGTACGTTGCTACAGTGGCTAACGGTGGTAACCGTGTTGCCACCCACCTTGTTGAAGGCATTTATAGCCAAAAAGACGGCGCTCTTGGGGACAAGATAAAAGACATCACAGGTGCAACGCTCAATACCGTAAGTCTTCCAGACGGGGATATGGCGCTTATCCAAGAAGGTTTCTACAATGTGGTGAACAGCAACTCTGCCTACGCTACAGGTAGCCAAATGAGAAGCAGTGTCACTACCATCAGCGGAAAAACCGGTACTGCCGAAACTTACACGCAAAACGCTAGTGGTACAACTGTCAAAACCGTGAACCTCAACGCCGTCGCTTATGATGAAAATAAAACCATCGCTGTTGCGGTCATGTACCCACACGCAGCCTCAACCAGCACCTACATTCACCAACAAATTGCTCGTGATATTATCAACCAATATGTCTCTAGCAACTCTAGCAGTAACTAA